In Methanocella paludicola SANAE, the sequence GAGAAGATATGTAATAGGCAGCGGACGTGGCCATATCGCCCATGGAGATGACGACAGGCTTCACGGCCTTTGTCCTGTTGATCTGCGAGATGATCTCCTCCGCGGCTACAGGTGTGCCGCCCGGCGAGTTCACTCGAAGCACAATTGCCTTCACTTCGGGGTCGTCCGTTGCAGCGCGCATGCATTTCACGATGTCGCTGGAGAATGCGGAGCCTTTCGCGGCATCCTCGCTCTTGTCCGCGACCATCTGGCCTTCCACGTATATGACGGCCACCTTCTGCGTTTTTCCACCGCCGAAAGCCTTAGCGATACTGCCCGGTATGACCTGCTGGTGGGTGATGCCGGCATAAGCCGACCACAGCACGGTAACGGCCAGAAGCCCTATCACGACGAACACAGCGGCAAGCAACCATCGATTTTTATGAGGAGAAACGAGCAACTTATCATTATCCAATGAACCACCCCATAAAAATAATTGCCAACATATATAATAAATGTTTTTATAAATTTAGCTGGGCAAGGGCCCTGTCATCCCTGGCCATCATGGCCCCGCACTTCGGGCAATTGGCAGGGAAAGAAAAATAGGGTACCTTCGATATGCCGCGCTCGGGGCCGTTCATCTGCCCTAGGCGGAGGGTTAAAAGCCCACATTCTTCGCACCTCAGAGGAACGATAACAGGCAATTGATCGAGCGACATAACAATATTCGATATCTGTCCAGTAACGTATATATAACTGGCTTATTCCTCCCCAAAAATATTAAATTCCGGCTAACACGATGCGAGGGCGGTGCGATAAAAGGGCCGTATATACAGCCCCGATGGCTACTGGTAGTGGTCGCATTTTTCATCA encodes:
- the sppA gene encoding signal peptide peptidase SppA gives rise to the protein MDNDKLLVSPHKNRWLLAAVFVVIGLLAVTVLWSAYAGITHQQVIPGSIAKAFGGGKTQKVAVIYVEGQMVADKSEDAAKGSAFSSDIVKCMRAATDDPEVKAIVLRVNSPGGTPVAAEEIISQINRTKAVKPVVISMGDMATSAAYYISSQANRIVANPDTFTGSIGVIWTFKNKSKAYDELGVTVYVAKSGNFKDMGSEWRGLTENEKSYVNAIINESYDRFVTNVAKGRNMSVDKVKEIADGRIFTGTTAKGMGLVDDIGGLYDAVSIARNMSNTKGKVTIVYMNEPTVK